The Phycisphaeraceae bacterium genome has a window encoding:
- the rpmF gene encoding 50S ribosomal protein L32, with protein sequence MQPTHRTSPGRKRRRRAHQALRGIHTVACPNCGAARTPHSACRSCGYVRPGLQVKAIQGE encoded by the coding sequence ATGCAACCAACCCACAGGACATCCCCCGGCCGCAAGCGACGCCGCCGGGCCCATCAGGCGCTTCGCGGCATCCACACGGTGGCGTGCCCCAACTGCGGCGCCGCCCGCACGCCTCACAGCGCCTGTCGCTCGTGCGGCTACGTGCGCCCCGGTCTCCAGGTGAAGGCCATCCAGGGCGAGTGA
- a CDS encoding DNA-3-methyladenine glycosylase I, which yields MSSNRWLIRSDRGEHRCWWCGADPLYVAYHDDEWGRPTLPDAPDDIRLFEKLCLEGFQAGLSWLTILRKRPAFREVFHGFDPHRVARMSSRDVTRLLHDSRIVRHRGKIESTINNARRAIEIIEREGSLARRLWSFAPPMDRRPPHRTGETIPPSTPESKALSKALRQAGWTFVGPTTMYAFMQAVGMVNDHLVGCVRHDRVEVERRRFVSRSATA from the coding sequence ATGTCGTCGAACCGATGGCTCATCCGGAGTGATCGCGGCGAACATCGCTGCTGGTGGTGCGGCGCCGATCCCCTGTACGTCGCCTACCACGATGACGAGTGGGGACGACCCACCCTGCCGGACGCGCCGGATGACATCCGGCTGTTCGAGAAGCTCTGTCTGGAAGGGTTTCAGGCGGGGCTGTCTTGGCTCACGATCCTGCGGAAACGTCCCGCCTTTCGCGAGGTCTTTCACGGGTTCGATCCCCATCGCGTCGCCCGCATGTCGTCACGCGACGTGACGCGCCTGCTGCACGACAGTCGCATCGTGCGCCACCGCGGCAAGATTGAATCGACGATCAACAACGCCAGACGGGCGATTGAGATCATCGAACGGGAGGGTTCACTCGCCCGGCGTCTGTGGTCATTCGCGCCGCCGATGGACCGCCGCCCGCCGCACCGGACTGGCGAGACCATTCCGCCCAGCACGCCTGAATCGAAGGCGCTGAGCAAGGCGCTGCGCCAGGCGGGATGGACCTTCGTTGGCCCGACAACCATGTACGCCTTCATGCAGGCGGTCGGGATGGTCAACGACCACCTGGTGGGATGTGTACGGCACGACCGGGTCGAGGTCGAACGGCGTCGTTTCGTGAGCCGGTCGGCCACGGCCTGA